The window CTTGGAAACTTACGCCGAAGACTTACTTCATGACTTAGAAACAGGAAATATCGCCAATTGGCTACAAATAGAACCCGAACTTAGAACCAAACTAGAAAAAATTTTTCACGCCACACCGCAACGCGCCCAAGAATTAAAAGAAATTTTACATTCCGAAGGAAAATTAACTCCCAAACTCGCTTGGAAAAACCTCTCCTTTTTAGTTAGCGCGAGAGGAGGAACATCAGACTTTTACTTCCAACGTTTCCCTGAATATTTCGGCGATACACCTGGGTTTGGTGCAGTTTATTCTTCATCTGAAGGTACATTTAGCATCAACCATAGTCTCGATGTAGATAGTAGTATTTTAGCAGTAGAAAGTGGATTTTTTGAATTTGTTCCTCAAGACCAGTGGACAGCAGAACATCCCAAAACCTTGCTAGCGACTGAAGTGAAACCAGGGCAATTATATCGAATTTTGACAACCAACTATAGCGGTTTTTATCGTTATGATATTGGCGATGTTGTCGAAGTAGTCGGTTTTCAAGAACAAGCGCCATTGCTAGTATTTCGCTTCCGTCAAGGTGGAATAATTTCTGCTACGACTGAGAAAACAACTGAGTTTCAAGTCACGAAAGTAATGGAAGCTTTGCAGCAAGAATTTAACGTAGCTTTGGAAGATTTTTGTATTACTTTATCGGAAGGTGAATTTCCCGCACGTTATTTAGTTAATATAGAGTTAGCTAGGGGTCAAAATTTAGCAGATTTACCAGGATTTTTAGCTAGCTTCGACCGCAAGCTAAAAGAAGCTAATAGCTATTATGAACTAAAGCGACGCGACCAAATACCACCTCCTCGCTTGAGTATCCTTAAACCTGGTAGTTTTGGTATTATCCGTCAGCGTCAGTTAGACAAAGGAATGCCTGATTTTCAGCTTAAGTTTCCCCATACCAGTGAAGATAGGAATTTTTTAGCTGGTTTAGTCATAGAAAAGGAGGTTAGTAGCGAAGAATTGAGTATCAAATAGTTTGTAGTGAGGACTTTAGTCCGAAAATAAAATTCCTAGCGAAGACTTTAGTCATTGAGTTTGTAGTGAGGACTTTAGTCCGAAAATAAAATTCCTAGCGAAGAATTGAGTATCAAATAGTTTGTAGTGAGGACTTTAGTCCGAAAATAAAATTCCTAGCGAAGAATTGAGTATCAAATAGTTTGTAGTGAGGACTTTAGTCCGAAAATAAAATTCC is drawn from Oscillatoria salina IIICB1 and contains these coding sequences:
- a CDS encoding GH3 auxin-responsive promoter family protein, whose product is MTNFLLPLLTYFSERAKDKFLQKITQTPTIQEKFLLQLLQAHQNTEIGQKYQLKDIKTIAQFRERIPILPYDNYEPYIKRIANGEKNLLTPDPIVYLNMTSGSTGKPKLIPVTKRFQNTLGKANFVSIGFLSQALRSRGLKFGKLLATNSPKLYGITDAGIPYGPASTGVLRMGKWVYGQLFAMPYETLEVDELIARHYVALLFALQDTNLRGIGQNFPMLLLRLCNYLETYAEDLLHDLETGNIANWLQIEPELRTKLEKIFHATPQRAQELKEILHSEGKLTPKLAWKNLSFLVSARGGTSDFYFQRFPEYFGDTPGFGAVYSSSEGTFSINHSLDVDSSILAVESGFFEFVPQDQWTAEHPKTLLATEVKPGQLYRILTTNYSGFYRYDIGDVVEVVGFQEQAPLLVFRFRQGGIISATTEKTTEFQVTKVMEALQQEFNVALEDFCITLSEGEFPARYLVNIELARGQNLADLPGFLASFDRKLKEANSYYELKRRDQIPPPRLSILKPGSFGIIRQRQLDKGMPDFQLKFPHTSEDRNFLAGLVIEKEVSSEELSIK